Proteins co-encoded in one Chionomys nivalis chromosome 6, mChiNiv1.1, whole genome shotgun sequence genomic window:
- the Letm1 gene encoding mitochondrial proton/calcium exchanger protein, which translates to MASILLRSCRGRGPARLAPPRAVSPRGSRRDRACLSCASTVGLISHEKILSRCCPPVNPVYLCFKGEPRSRWTQRLECQGTIARATWTPASARLVVTGPQYLPVRSWHSSPPLGEDSVIEKSLKSLKDKNKKLEEGGPVYSPPVQVVVKKSLGQKILDELKHYYHGFRLLWIDTKIAARMLWRILNGHTLTRRERRQFLRICADLFRLVPFLVFVIVPFMEFLLPVVVKLFPNMLPSTFETQSIKEERLKKELRVKLELAKFLQDTIEEMALKNKAAKGNATKDFSAFFQKIRETGERPSNEEIMRFSKLFEDELTLDNLTRPQLVALCKLLELQSIGTNNFLRFQLTMRLRSIKADDKLISEEGVNSLNVKELQAACRARGMRALGVTEDRLKDQLNQWLDLHLHHEIPTSLLILSRAMYLPDTLSPADQLKSTLQTLPEIVAKEAQVKAAEVEGEQVDNKAKLEATLQEEAAIQQEHLEELQRAAEAVKDTQPEVAEATIPGRPGAELQPEVPVVSVSSETLKDTAPVLEGLKGEEITKEEIDILSDACSKLKEQKKSLTKEKEELELLKEDVQDYSEDLQEIKKELSKTGDEKYIEESTASKRLTKRVQQMIGQIDGLIAQLETSQQNGKLGPQESSPTGESVISVSELITAMKQIKHIPEHKLISLASALDENKDGNINIDDLVKVIDLVDKEDVQISTTQVAEIVATLEKEEKVEEKEKAKEKAEKEAAEVKN; encoded by the exons GAAAATTCTATCTCGCTGCTGTCCTCCAGTCAACCCTGTGTACCTCTGCTTCAAAGGTGAGCCCCGCAGCCGTTGGACTCAGAGGCTTGAGTGCCAGGGCACCATTGCAAGGGCAACATGGACACCTGCCTCTGCAAGATTGGTTGTCACAGGACCTCAGTACCTTCCTGTGCGCAGCTGGCACTCATCACCTCCCCTAGGAGAGGACTCTGTGATAGAGAAGTCCCTTAAGTCCTTAAAGGACAAGAATAAGAAGCTGGAAGAGGGTGGCCCTGTGTACAGCCCGCCAGTTCAAGTGGTAGTAAAGAAGTCCCTTGGGCAGAAGATACTGGATGAGCTGAAGCACTACTACCATGGCTTCCGCCTGCTCTGGATCGACACCAAGATAGCTGCCCGCATGCTGTGGCGCATCCTCAATGGCCACACGCTGACCCGCCGGGAGCGCAGGCAG TTTCTCCGGATTTGTGCAGACCTCTTCCGCCTAGTGCCCTTCCTGGTGTTCGTGATCGTGCCCTTCATGGAATTCCTGCTGCCTGTAGTTGTAAAGCTCTTCCCCAACATGCTGCCATCCACATTTGAAACCCAGTCCATCAAG GAGGAAAGGCTGAAGAAAGAGCTTCGGGTAAAGCTGGAGCTAGCCAAGTTTCTCCAGGACACCATAGAGGAAATGGCCCTGAAGAACAAGGCAGCCAAGGGGAATGCCACCAAAGACTTCTCTGCATTTTTCCAGAAG ATCCGGGAGACAGGAGAAAGACCCAGCAATGAGGAAATCATGCGTTTTTCCAAATTATTTGAGGATGAACTGACCCTGGATAACCTCACGAGGCCTCAGCTAGTGGCACTGTGCAAGCTGCTGGAGCTTCAATCCATCGGCACCAACAACTTCCTGCGTTTCCAGCTCACCATGCGCCTGAGGTCCATAAAGGCTGATGACAAA TTGATTTCTGAGGAAGGAGTGAACAGTCTGAATGTCAAGGAATTGCAGGCAGCATGTCGAGCACGAGGCATGCGAGCACTTGGCGTCACAGAAGACCGTCTGAAGGACCAACTGAATCAG TGGCTCGACCTGCACCTCCATCATGAGATCCCCACATCATTGCTCATACTGTCCCGGGCCATGTATCTCCCAGACACCCTCTCACCTGCTGACCAGCTCAAGTCCACCTTGCAGACCCTTCCAGAAATCGTG GCAAAGGAGGCTCAGGTGAAAGCAGCAGAGGTGGAGGGCGAGCAGGTAGACAACAAGGCGAAGCTGGAGGCCACACTGCAGGAAGAGGCTGCCATCCAGCAGGAGCACCTGGAAGAACTGCAGAGGGCTGCCGAGGCGGTG AAGGACACCCAGCCAGAAGTAGCAGAAGCCACCATTCCTGGGAGGCCAGGGGCCGAGCTTCAGCCAGAAGTGCCTGTTGTGAGTGTGTCCTCAGAGACACTGAAGGATACAGCACCTGTGCTAGAGGGATTGAAG GGAGAAGAAATAACCAAGGAGGAAATTGACATCCTCAGTGATGCCTGTTCTAAGCTAAAGGAACAAAAGAAGTCCCTGAccaaggagaaggaggagctggAGCTGCTCAAAGAGGATGTCCAGGACTACAGTGAG gacTTACAGGAGATCAAAAAGGAACTTTCAAAGACCGGTGATGAAAAATATATAGAAGAATCCACAGCTAGCAAGAGGCTGACAAAGCGAGTCCAGCAGATGATCGGGCAGATCGATGGCCTGATTGCACAGCTAGAGACCAGTCAACAGAATGGCAAACTGGGCCCCCAGGAGAGTTCTCCAACAGG GGAGAGTGTCATCAGTGTCAGTGAGCTCATCACCGCCATGAAGCAAATCAAGCACATTCCAGAACACAAGCTGATCAGTTTGGCTTCAGCCCTGGATGAAAATAAGGACGGCAACATCAACATCGATGACCTTGTTAAG gtgatcGACTTGGTGGACAAAGAAGATGTTCAGATCTCTACCACCCAAGTAGCCGAAATTGTGGCCACActagaaaaggaggaaaaggtggaagagaaggaaaaggccaAGGAAAAGGCTGAGAAAGAGGCTGCAGAAGTGAAGAATTAG